From the Calonectris borealis chromosome 4, bCalBor7.hap1.2, whole genome shotgun sequence genome, one window contains:
- the SPINK2 gene encoding serine protease inhibitor Kazal-type 2 produces MAVPVPVLVLLPVLLAGLLSCPGAAASVPPACYKYGVPGCPRDYNPVCGTDGETYSNECVLCLSNSENKKDVEIFKMGRC; encoded by the exons ATGGctgtgccggtgccggtgctggtgtTGCTGCCCGTCCTCCTCGCCG GACTCCTCTCGTGTCCCGGAGCCGCTGCCAGCGTCCCG CCTGCTTGCTACAAGTATGGTGTGCCTGGATGTCCAAGGGACTACAATCCCGTTTGTGGGACCGACGGAGAGACCTACTCAAACGAGTGTGTGCTCTGCCTTTCAAACAG tgaaaataaaaaggatgtCGAAATTTTTAAGATGGGAAGATGCTGA